One segment of Haloplanus natans DSM 17983 DNA contains the following:
- a CDS encoding phage tail protein, whose translation MPDRHGPLRVARFLLEIDGVAKAGFSYCRLPETTTDVVEYREGNEPPTPRKLAGLNGYGPLELRSGVTTDSIALAEWRRLVEQGKVDEARRSIAVVLLDEEGTPAARWEFRNAWPATYEAPTLAADRSAVAIETLEIVSEGFERANGGGETDGGSRRGTETTETSAGKPETRPTRHEKPSKSKK comes from the coding sequence ATGCCTGACAGGCACGGCCCCCTCCGTGTCGCACGCTTCCTCCTCGAAATAGACGGGGTAGCGAAGGCCGGGTTCAGCTACTGTCGACTCCCCGAGACGACGACCGATGTCGTCGAGTACCGCGAGGGCAACGAGCCGCCGACGCCACGAAAGCTCGCCGGACTGAACGGATACGGCCCACTCGAACTGCGCTCCGGCGTCACGACCGACTCCATCGCGCTCGCCGAGTGGCGCCGGCTGGTCGAGCAGGGAAAAGTGGACGAGGCGCGGCGATCGATCGCCGTTGTCCTCCTCGACGAGGAGGGCACGCCGGCGGCGCGCTGGGAGTTCCGGAACGCCTGGCCCGCCACGTACGAGGCCCCGACCCTCGCCGCCGACCGATCCGCCGTCGCCATCGAGACGCTCGAAATCGTCTCCGAAGGGTTCGAACGGGCCAACGGTGGGGGCGAGACCGACGGCGGATCGCGCCGTGGGACGGAGACCACCGAGACGTCCGCGGGTAAGCCCGAGACGCGCCCGACGAGACACGAGAAGCCGTCGAAATCGAAGAAATGA
- a CDS encoding LamG domain-containing protein, which produces MTDDFELTRRKALAALGTVGVASAGAGLGTSAYFSDQETFENNSLTAGTLDMKVAATEYYSDWSADEAQHAGMASDEESADILLPPGPAQTDARPIAIDVDDDEYLSFSAAIASDENGTPYNRINGGVFAAADSLCGTGSDADGPAVIEIADVKPGDFGGTQFAFELCDNPGYVWLTGGLDAASEGVTTEPERDDPDEESGTVELLDEIQVGYGVLSLDGDSPDAGGANPVFYSSEQYTLREFLARLDGDGIALDGNINAEIGGGTGDQGCFSGGNPDDPSVHLVSIAWWLPIDHGNQVQSDSVQFDLGFYTEQCRHNAGETDLVAYYPFEGSAADLSGNGYDGTLNGDVSFASGQIGRAASFDGDDDYVQTPYSPSLSDPLTLSAWVSVPTALSGRRQIVSPDDAGYDWSILYDEFDQWALFTGEGVLRGPSITTGQPTLVTGVWDPEASETRLYVNGSLVATGPLATGTTTNAFRIGDNPDFDENFNGWIDDVRIYTRALSASEVQALYDSA; this is translated from the coding sequence ATGACCGACGATTTCGAACTCACGAGACGGAAGGCCCTCGCTGCCCTCGGCACCGTCGGCGTCGCCTCCGCGGGCGCGGGGCTGGGAACGAGCGCCTACTTCAGCGATCAGGAAACCTTCGAGAACAACTCGCTCACCGCGGGGACGCTGGACATGAAAGTCGCGGCGACCGAATACTACTCCGACTGGTCGGCGGACGAGGCCCAGCACGCGGGGATGGCGTCCGACGAGGAGTCGGCCGACATCCTCCTGCCGCCGGGGCCGGCCCAGACCGACGCGCGGCCCATCGCCATCGACGTCGACGACGACGAGTATCTGAGCTTCTCGGCCGCCATCGCGTCCGACGAGAACGGGACGCCGTACAACCGAATCAACGGCGGCGTCTTCGCGGCGGCCGACAGCCTCTGTGGTACGGGAAGCGACGCCGACGGGCCAGCAGTTATCGAGATTGCGGACGTAAAGCCCGGCGACTTCGGCGGCACGCAGTTCGCGTTCGAACTGTGTGACAACCCCGGCTACGTCTGGCTCACGGGCGGGCTAGACGCGGCCAGCGAGGGCGTCACGACCGAACCCGAACGTGACGACCCCGACGAGGAGAGCGGGACGGTCGAACTCTTAGACGAGATTCAGGTCGGCTACGGCGTGCTCTCGCTCGACGGCGACTCCCCGGACGCCGGGGGAGCCAATCCGGTGTTTTACTCCAGCGAGCAGTACACGCTCCGGGAGTTCCTCGCGAGACTGGACGGCGACGGCATCGCACTGGATGGGAACATCAACGCGGAAATCGGGGGTGGCACGGGCGATCAGGGCTGTTTCTCGGGTGGCAATCCCGACGATCCGAGCGTCCACCTCGTGAGCATCGCCTGGTGGCTCCCCATCGACCACGGCAACCAGGTGCAGTCCGACTCCGTGCAGTTCGACCTCGGCTTCTACACCGAGCAGTGCCGCCACAACGCGGGCGAGACGGATCTGGTCGCGTACTACCCGTTCGAGGGGAGCGCGGCCGACCTGAGCGGGAACGGGTACGACGGGACGCTGAACGGTGACGTGTCGTTCGCGAGCGGGCAGATTGGACGGGCGGCGTCGTTCGACGGGGACGACGACTACGTTCAGACGCCGTACAGCCCTTCGCTATCGGATCCACTCACGCTGTCCGCGTGGGTATCCGTCCCGACGGCGCTGTCGGGGCGTCGTCAGATAGTCTCGCCCGACGACGCCGGCTACGACTGGAGTATTCTCTACGACGAGTTCGACCAATGGGCGCTCTTCACGGGGGAAGGAGTCCTCCGGGGCCCGTCGATCACGACCGGCCAGCCGACGCTCGTCACCGGGGTCTGGGATCCCGAGGCATCCGAGACGCGACTGTACGTGAACGGCTCGCTCGTTGCGACGGGGCCGCTGGCGACCGGAACGACGACGAACGCGTTCCGAATCGGGGACAATCCCGATTTCGACGAGAACTTCAACGGGTGGATCGACGACGTCCGCATCTACACCCGCGCCCTCTCCGCGAGCGAGGTCCAGGCGCTGTACGACTCGGCGTAG
- a CDS encoding phage tail protein, protein MSDRPVDPYVRHRFDVDLGDDRPPLGFTEVTGLSVRVQARPAEEDADAASEVDVDWGDRLGHAIGPVPSVQRRRTASPPLTLRRGVTDDRRLWDWLQGWVTGRVETRDVRVFLLDDAGERARGWRCRDATPTRWSGPELVADRPAAATETLELAHDGIEAIVGDDNHA, encoded by the coding sequence ATGAGCGACCGGCCCGTCGACCCTTACGTGCGCCACCGGTTCGACGTGGACCTCGGTGACGACCGCCCCCCGCTGGGGTTCACCGAGGTCACGGGCCTCTCGGTGCGCGTGCAGGCCCGTCCCGCCGAGGAAGACGCGGATGCGGCGTCCGAGGTGGACGTGGACTGGGGCGACCGCCTCGGGCACGCCATCGGCCCCGTGCCGTCCGTACAGCGCCGCCGAACCGCCTCGCCACCGCTCACGCTCCGTCGCGGCGTCACCGACGACAGACGGCTCTGGGACTGGCTCCAGGGCTGGGTGACCGGACGCGTCGAGACGCGGGACGTGCGGGTGTTCCTCCTCGACGACGCGGGCGAGCGGGCGCGAGGGTGGCGCTGTCGCGATGCGACGCCGACCCGGTGGTCGGGCCCGGAGCTCGTCGCCGACCGGCCGGCCGCCGCGACGGAGACGCTGGAGTTGGCTCACGACGGTATCGAGGCCATCGTCGGTGACGACAATCACGCTTAA
- a CDS encoding fumarylacetoacetate hydrolase family protein: MRRVRFRDPAGMVRTGEWHGDTVVFADSTYDLDEVDILAPCEPSKIVCIGLNYADHAEETGMDVPDRPMLFLKTPNTVAAHGDTITLPEGKEQVDWEAELGVVIGEQCRNVDAADADAVIAGYTVVCDISNRDDQREEQNWVRGKAFDGGAPMGPVVADPDHLPDDAAISLRVDGEEKQSSDITQLIFSVPELIEEISTYMTLEPGDVISTGTPAGVGGLEDGDEVEVHVEGVETLEFTARRD, translated from the coding sequence ATGCGACGCGTTAGATTCCGCGATCCCGCAGGGATGGTACGGACGGGCGAATGGCACGGCGACACCGTGGTCTTTGCCGACTCGACGTACGACCTCGACGAGGTCGATATCCTCGCACCGTGTGAGCCGTCGAAGATCGTCTGTATCGGCCTCAACTACGCCGACCACGCCGAGGAGACGGGCATGGATGTCCCCGACCGCCCCATGCTCTTCCTGAAGACGCCGAACACCGTCGCCGCCCACGGCGACACGATCACCCTCCCCGAGGGGAAAGAACAGGTCGACTGGGAGGCCGAACTCGGCGTCGTCATCGGCGAACAGTGTCGCAACGTCGACGCCGCCGACGCCGACGCCGTGATCGCCGGCTACACCGTCGTCTGTGACATCTCGAACCGCGACGACCAGCGCGAGGAGCAAAACTGGGTCCGCGGCAAGGCCTTCGACGGCGGCGCCCCGATGGGACCGGTCGTGGCCGATCCCGACCACCTCCCCGACGACGCCGCAATCAGCCTCCGCGTCGACGGCGAGGAAAAGCAGTCCTCCGACATCACGCAACTGATCTTCTCGGTGCCGGAACTGATCGAGGAAATCTCCACGTACATGACCCTCGAACCCGGTGACGTCATCTCGACGGGCACGCCCGCCGGCGTCGGCGGCCTCGAAGACGGCGACGAGGTCGAAGTGCACGTCGAGGGCGTCGAAACCCTCGAATTCACCGCCCGCCGCGACTAA
- a CDS encoding HAD-IIA family hydrolase gives MTHRGVVLDVDGTVVRGDEPIPGAAEGLDRLERAGLRRLFVSNNPTKRPPAYAERLRRAGFDAHPDEIVTAGTITTDYLASNHADDALFVVGEGALVEQLTDAGLTVVTDENRADTAVLSIDRTFDYDRLSAALRVCDDEEVTLVGTDPDMVIPAAEGDLPGSGAIINAVAGVVGRDPDVVLGKPSDPAQRIVRERLGLPPADCLVVGDRLDTDIALGEQAGMTTALVRTGVTDDRDLERSDISPDYVLDSLADVETIL, from the coding sequence ATGACCCACCGCGGAGTCGTCCTCGACGTGGATGGAACGGTCGTCCGTGGCGACGAGCCGATCCCCGGCGCCGCCGAGGGCCTCGACCGACTGGAGCGGGCGGGCCTCCGGCGCCTGTTCGTCTCGAACAACCCGACCAAGCGGCCGCCGGCCTACGCCGAGCGACTCCGTCGGGCCGGCTTCGACGCCCATCCCGACGAAATCGTCACCGCGGGGACGATCACCACCGACTACCTCGCCAGCAACCACGCCGACGACGCCCTGTTCGTCGTCGGCGAGGGCGCCCTCGTCGAGCAGTTGACCGACGCCGGCCTGACCGTCGTGACCGACGAGAACCGTGCCGACACCGCCGTCCTCTCTATCGACCGCACGTTCGACTACGACCGGCTCTCGGCGGCGCTTCGCGTCTGTGACGACGAGGAGGTGACCCTCGTCGGCACCGACCCCGATATGGTGATCCCCGCCGCCGAGGGCGACCTGCCCGGCTCGGGCGCCATCATCAACGCCGTCGCGGGCGTGGTCGGACGCGACCCGGACGTGGTGCTCGGCAAACCCTCCGACCCCGCCCAGCGGATCGTCCGCGAACGCCTCGGCCTCCCGCCCGCGGACTGTCTGGTGGTCGGCGACCGCCTCGACACCGACATCGCCCTCGGCGAGCAGGCGGGGATGACGACCGCTCTCGTCCGCACCGGCGTCACCGACGACCGCGACTTGGAGCGGAGCGATATATCGCCCGACTACGTCCTCGACTCGCTGGCCGACGTGGAGACGATCCTCTAG
- a CDS encoding APC family permease, with product MIGMGAMIGAGIFVLTGLAAEIAGPAAILVFLLNGVVTAFTGLSYAELAASIPKSGGGYAFVREVFADLPSFVMGWMLWFAYMIAGGLYALGFAPNFLELLHVYDLTPPPDQVGAVALPVVDAAVPAAVGLAFVAVLGLVALNAVSTAASGSVETIFTLIKVSILVVFVAFGATSPMFSSAEFQPLFPGDAGALSILPAMGLTFIAFEGYDLITTVTEEVKNPRENIPKAIFVSLAVTVLVYLAVVGVAIATLGAEGLARAGEAGIAQAATEFMPTGLPVIQNGGAIIVFGAVFSTLTALNAVVIASSRVAFSMGREEQLLPSFGQLHHRYGTPLVAILASGVVMLGSVALPTQSAGNMSSLFFLLSFIVVNGSVIKLRRERPDMNRPYEMPYYPLPPILGIVLNLILTGVLIEYLLRTDVLALVLSGSWILLGIAAYAVYTRLGSSDEPSEAAEPDEPIPQTDD from the coding sequence ATGATCGGCATGGGCGCGATGATCGGTGCGGGAATCTTCGTCCTGACGGGATTGGCAGCGGAGATTGCGGGGCCGGCGGCCATTCTCGTCTTCCTGCTCAACGGGGTCGTGACGGCCTTTACCGGGCTGTCGTACGCCGAACTCGCCGCGTCCATTCCGAAAAGCGGCGGCGGGTACGCGTTCGTCCGGGAGGTGTTCGCCGACCTCCCCTCGTTCGTGATGGGCTGGATGTTGTGGTTCGCGTACATGATCGCGGGCGGCCTGTACGCGCTGGGGTTCGCACCGAACTTCCTCGAACTCCTGCACGTCTACGACCTGACGCCGCCACCGGATCAGGTGGGCGCCGTTGCGCTCCCGGTCGTCGACGCCGCCGTCCCCGCGGCCGTTGGCCTAGCCTTCGTCGCCGTGCTCGGACTGGTAGCGCTGAACGCGGTTTCGACGGCCGCCAGCGGGAGCGTCGAGACGATTTTCACGCTGATCAAGGTGAGCATCCTGGTCGTCTTCGTCGCGTTCGGCGCCACGTCGCCGATGTTCTCCAGCGCCGAGTTCCAGCCGCTCTTCCCCGGGGACGCCGGGGCGCTCAGCATTCTCCCCGCTATGGGCCTGACCTTCATCGCCTTCGAGGGGTACGACCTCATCACGACGGTGACCGAGGAGGTGAAAAATCCGCGCGAGAACATCCCGAAGGCCATCTTCGTGAGCCTCGCGGTGACGGTGCTCGTCTACCTCGCGGTGGTGGGCGTCGCAATCGCGACGCTCGGCGCCGAGGGGCTGGCAAGGGCGGGCGAGGCGGGCATCGCACAGGCGGCGACGGAGTTCATGCCGACCGGACTGCCGGTCATTCAGAACGGCGGCGCGATCATCGTCTTCGGCGCCGTCTTCTCTACGCTGACGGCGCTGAACGCCGTGGTCATCGCCTCCTCGCGGGTGGCGTTCTCGATGGGGCGGGAGGAACAGCTCCTCCCCTCCTTTGGGCAGCTACACCACCGCTACGGTACGCCTCTGGTCGCCATCCTCGCGAGCGGCGTGGTGATGCTCGGGTCCGTCGCCCTCCCCACCCAGAGCGCGGGCAACATGTCCAGCCTCTTTTTCCTGCTCTCGTTTATCGTCGTCAACGGCTCGGTCATCAAACTCCGGCGGGAACGGCCGGATATGAACCGACCGTACGAGATGCCGTACTATCCGCTCCCGCCGATTCTCGGCATCGTCCTCAACCTGATCCTGACGGGCGTGCTGATCGAATACCTGCTCCGAACCGACGTGCTGGCGCTCGTCCTCAGTGGGAGTTGGATACTGCTCGGGATCGCGGCGTACGCCGTCTACACCCGGCTTGGATCGAGCGACGAACCGTCCGAGGCGGCCGAACCCGACGAACCGATACCACAGACGGACGACTGA
- a CDS encoding potassium channel family protein encodes MTLDIIIAGGGRVGFETAVLLDTRGHDITVVESDDDRCDEMADEYVATIINGDASNPDILRQADVDGSDVIAGLTGLPGQNLAICMEATEMNPEIRTVARIADRDQEGYGQFVDETVFPEGAGARVAANEIEGSDVRTLADVTGTLDIMEIKVEEGAPAAEKALREIRFPAGTLVISDDDGERVARPETTLAPGKRYVIAVEPDVADEVMNLLRG; translated from the coding sequence ATGACTCTCGACATCATCATCGCTGGCGGTGGACGTGTCGGCTTCGAGACAGCGGTGCTCCTCGACACTCGGGGCCACGACATCACGGTCGTCGAATCCGACGACGATCGCTGTGACGAAATGGCCGACGAGTACGTGGCGACGATCATCAACGGCGACGCCTCCAACCCCGACATCCTCCGACAGGCCGACGTCGACGGTAGCGACGTGATCGCCGGCCTGACCGGGCTCCCGGGGCAGAATCTCGCGATCTGTATGGAGGCGACGGAGATGAACCCCGAGATTCGGACGGTCGCGCGCATCGCCGACCGCGATCAGGAGGGGTACGGGCAGTTCGTCGACGAGACGGTCTTCCCCGAGGGTGCCGGGGCGCGCGTGGCCGCGAACGAAATCGAGGGGAGCGACGTGCGGACGCTCGCAGACGTGACCGGGACGCTCGATATCATGGAGATCAAAGTCGAGGAGGGCGCGCCGGCCGCAGAGAAGGCGCTCCGCGAGATTCGGTTCCCCGCGGGGACACTGGTCATCTCCGACGACGACGGGGAGCGTGTCGCCCGGCCGGAGACGACGCTCGCGCCCGGGAAACGCTACGTCATCGCGGTCGAACCGGACGTGGCCGACGAAGTGATGAATCTCCTGCGGGGCTAG
- a CDS encoding GMC family oxidoreductase translates to MADRSPSPRADVCIVGAGPAGAIVAARLAEAGHDVVVLDAGPRFDLDDRTEQLDAHVRPGVDGGVSATPGEDGEAADGLWGMGGERDEYTSSGPRGYPLNAARVKGVGGSTLHWQGMVMRLHERDFELRSRHGVGVDWPLDYADLRPYYAEAERELGVAGADDNPFAPPREEPFPLPAFPPSHSDAIFAEACESLGLPTHSVPNARNSEPYDDASACVGYGTCKPVCPSGAKYTAERHVARAEAAGARVIDRAPVQRLEHDGGDRRSTPSRPAADGGERIEAAVYATPDGAEHRQEARAVVLACGGVENVRLLLLSASDAHPDGLANSSGAVGRYFMDHCFAGVGGRIDRPTRQNHVGFNTTECHALYDGTDPLPGVKLEFLNYAGPSPVIEALHADDWGDSLLDSLRDSYGTHLAVGGLVEQFPRAENRITLDRSTTDDHGNPVPDVRWSVGPETRAAIERANEVQRAVLEELGAEIDWVVGPDETGPAYHHMGTTRMGTDPAESVVGPDCRAHDCDNLWIAGSSVFPTGGAMNPTLTIAALSCRLADRLDDWL, encoded by the coding sequence ATGGCTGATCGGTCGCCGTCGCCCCGCGCCGACGTGTGCATCGTCGGCGCCGGCCCCGCGGGCGCCATCGTCGCCGCCCGCCTCGCCGAGGCCGGTCACGATGTCGTCGTCCTCGACGCCGGCCCCCGGTTCGACCTCGACGACCGGACCGAGCAACTCGACGCGCACGTCCGCCCCGGCGTCGACGGGGGAGTGTCGGCGACCCCCGGGGAAGACGGTGAGGCCGCCGACGGCCTCTGGGGCATGGGGGGCGAGCGCGACGAATACACTTCCAGCGGACCGAGGGGCTACCCGCTGAACGCGGCCCGCGTCAAGGGCGTCGGCGGCTCGACCCTCCACTGGCAGGGGATGGTGATGCGGCTGCACGAACGCGATTTCGAACTCCGCTCCCGCCACGGCGTCGGCGTCGACTGGCCCCTCGACTACGCCGACCTCCGCCCGTACTACGCCGAGGCCGAACGGGAGTTGGGCGTGGCCGGCGCCGACGACAACCCCTTCGCCCCGCCCCGCGAGGAGCCCTTTCCGCTCCCCGCGTTCCCGCCCTCTCACAGCGACGCCATCTTCGCCGAAGCCTGCGAGTCGCTCGGCCTCCCCACCCACTCCGTGCCCAACGCCCGCAACTCCGAGCCGTACGACGACGCGTCGGCCTGTGTCGGCTACGGCACCTGCAAACCCGTCTGTCCGTCGGGCGCCAAATACACCGCCGAGCGCCACGTCGCCCGCGCGGAGGCGGCGGGTGCACGGGTCATCGACCGCGCGCCCGTCCAGCGACTCGAACACGACGGCGGGGACCGACGGTCTACGCCTAGCCGCCCCGCGGCCGACGGTGGCGAGCGGATCGAAGCCGCCGTCTACGCCACCCCCGACGGCGCGGAGCACCGACAGGAGGCCCGCGCCGTCGTCCTCGCCTGTGGCGGCGTCGAGAACGTCCGCCTCCTCCTGCTCTCCGCCTCCGACGCCCACCCGGACGGCCTCGCCAACTCCTCCGGGGCGGTGGGTCGATACTTCATGGATCACTGCTTCGCGGGCGTCGGCGGCCGGATCGACCGCCCGACACGACAGAACCACGTCGGCTTCAACACGACCGAGTGTCACGCCCTCTACGACGGCACTGACCCCTTGCCGGGCGTCAAACTGGAGTTTCTCAACTACGCAGGTCCCTCCCCCGTCATCGAGGCGCTCCACGCCGACGACTGGGGAGACTCCCTCCTCGACTCCCTCCGGGACTCCTACGGCACCCACCTCGCCGTCGGCGGCCTCGTCGAGCAGTTCCCCCGCGCTGAGAACCGCATCACTCTCGATCGCTCGACGACTGACGACCACGGCAACCCCGTCCCCGACGTGCGCTGGTCGGTCGGCCCGGAGACCCGCGCGGCCATCGAGCGGGCCAACGAGGTCCAGCGTGCGGTTCTGGAGGAACTCGGCGCGGAGATAGACTGGGTTGTCGGCCCCGACGAGACCGGCCCCGCCTACCACCATATGGGCACGACCCGAATGGGGACCGACCCCGCCGAGAGCGTCGTCGGCCCCGACTGCCGCGCCCACGACTGCGACAACCTCTGGATCGCCGGCAGCAGCGTCTTCCCCACCGGCGGTGCGATGAACCCCACCCTCACCATCGCCGCCCTGAGCTGTCGGCTCGCCGACCGCCTCGACGACTGGCTGTAG
- a CDS encoding OsmC family protein: protein MSDIETITVSDEGFACVNQVGDFEFTIDATDEEGPNPNAALVATYASCFLPAFRVGGQQRGHDDLGEIQIDASADLDDDDDLESIHFAIHVGADLDDETLAEIVERAEGICHVHTALREGLHADIDVYGDAF from the coding sequence ATGAGCGATATCGAGACCATCACCGTCAGCGACGAGGGCTTCGCGTGTGTCAACCAGGTCGGCGACTTCGAGTTCACGATCGACGCCACGGACGAGGAGGGACCGAACCCGAACGCGGCACTCGTGGCGACGTACGCCTCCTGTTTCTTGCCGGCGTTCCGCGTCGGCGGCCAACAGCGTGGTCACGACGACCTCGGGGAGATCCAGATCGACGCGAGCGCCGACCTCGACGACGACGACGACCTCGAATCGATCCACTTCGCGATCCACGTCGGCGCCGACCTCGACGACGAGACGCTCGCCGAAATAGTCGAGCGTGCGGAGGGCATCTGCCACGTACACACGGCGCTCCGCGAGGGCCTGCACGCCGACATCGATGTCTACGGCGACGCGTTCTGA
- the hisC gene encoding histidinol-phosphate transaminase, with the protein MQPRDLSDLSPYVPGRGAEEVARELGIDPDDLTKLSSNENPHGPSPAAIDAIRETAPTVGVYPKASHTDLGEAVADRWGVTPEQVWVTPGADGAIDYLSRAFLDPGDSVLVPEPGFSYYRMSARYHHGDVASYPLRKAEDFAQTADTVLDAYDGERMVYLTSPHNPTGAEFSREAVVELADAVAEDTLVVVDEAYGEYTDAPSSIGLLDDHDNLAVLRTFSKAYGLAGLRVGYGVVPDAWADAYARVNTPFAASEVGCRAALAALDDDDHLERTVETARWARDYLREHLDAPTWESGGNFVLAEVGDAAAVAETTKRLGVIVRDCTSFGLPDCIRVSCGTRETTPHAVEVLNDALAEVRV; encoded by the coding sequence ATGCAACCACGGGATCTTTCGGACCTCTCGCCGTACGTCCCCGGCCGCGGCGCCGAGGAGGTCGCCCGCGAACTGGGAATCGACCCCGACGACCTCACGAAACTCTCGTCGAACGAGAACCCACACGGACCGAGTCCGGCCGCCATCGACGCGATCCGGGAGACTGCGCCGACCGTCGGCGTCTACCCCAAGGCCTCACACACCGACCTCGGCGAGGCCGTCGCCGACCGCTGGGGCGTGACGCCCGAGCAGGTGTGGGTGACTCCCGGCGCCGATGGCGCCATCGACTACCTCTCGCGGGCCTTCCTCGATCCCGGTGACAGTGTCCTCGTGCCCGAACCGGGCTTCTCGTACTACCGCATGAGCGCCCGGTACCACCACGGCGACGTGGCGTCCTATCCGCTCCGGAAGGCCGAGGACTTCGCACAGACAGCCGACACCGTCCTCGACGCCTACGACGGCGAACGGATGGTCTATCTCACGTCGCCGCACAACCCGACCGGCGCCGAGTTCTCCCGCGAGGCGGTCGTCGAGTTGGCCGACGCCGTTGCCGAGGACACCCTCGTCGTCGTCGACGAGGCGTACGGGGAGTACACCGACGCCCCCTCCTCGATCGGTCTCCTCGACGACCACGACAATCTCGCCGTTTTGCGGACGTTCTCGAAGGCCTACGGCCTCGCGGGCCTGCGCGTCGGCTACGGCGTCGTCCCCGATGCGTGGGCGGACGCCTACGCCCGCGTCAACACGCCCTTCGCCGCCAGCGAAGTCGGGTGTCGGGCCGCCCTCGCGGCCCTCGACGACGACGACCACCTCGAACGGACGGTCGAAACGGCGCGCTGGGCCCGCGACTACCTCCGCGAGCATCTCGACGCGCCGACGTGGGAGAGCGGCGGTAACTTCGTCCTCGCCGAAGTCGGTGACGCCGCCGCCGTCGCCGAGACGACCAAGCGCCTGGGCGTCATCGTCCGGGACTGTACCAGTTTCGGCCTCCCGGACTGCATCCGCGTCTCCTGTGGCACCCGCGAGACCACGCCCCACGCCGTCGAGGTACTCAACG
- a CDS encoding gluconate 2-dehydrogenase subunit 3 family protein — protein MDLSRRDALVALAATGVAGVAAVATPDDADGAPVDSPENDAVDGLDILVAVAETVYPSAATGVDAFVGTYVDGLPDGRRDDVLAVAADLDATARDWHDAPLADLDRSTRDGLLRDLGVDVAAPEPEGYLSERIRFHLVNELLYAFYASPAGGRLVGIENPIAYPGGTESYRRASMDAEGGDG, from the coding sequence ATGGACCTGAGCCGACGGGACGCGCTGGTTGCGCTGGCCGCCACCGGCGTCGCCGGAGTCGCCGCCGTGGCGACCCCCGACGACGCCGACGGTGCGCCCGTCGATTCGCCCGAAAACGACGCTGTCGACGGTCTCGACATCCTCGTCGCCGTCGCGGAGACGGTCTACCCCTCCGCGGCGACGGGTGTCGACGCCTTCGTCGGGACGTACGTCGACGGCCTTCCGGACGGCCGGCGGGACGATGTCCTCGCCGTCGCCGCCGACCTCGACGCGACGGCGCGGGACTGGCACGATGCACCCCTCGCCGACCTCGACCGATCGACCCGCGACGGCCTCCTCCGGGACCTCGGGGTCGACGTGGCTGCTCCCGAACCCGAGGGCTACCTCTCCGAGCGGATTCGGTTCCACCTCGTGAACGAACTCCTCTATGCCTTCTACGCGTCGCCGGCCGGCGGCCGGCTGGTCGGCATCGAGAACCCCATCGCCTACCCCGGCGGCACCGAGAGTTACCGACGCGCCTCGATGGACGCGGAGGGCGGGGATGGCTGA
- a CDS encoding metal-dependent hydrolase: MELTWHGHSTWHVSVDDTSLLIDPFFGNPFTDVDPAALSPDYVLLTHGHADHIGDVGAFTDATIVGTPELVGWVADEHGADDTVGMNMGGTVECGSAYVTMHRADHTNGIGTDYEYSAGPPAGYIIGDTVPTQENDEDAFAFYHAGDTGLMSEMRDVIGPFLEPDAAALPVGDHYTMGPAQAAIAADWLDVDHVFPMHYDTFPAIEIDVTDLEREVAAAGSDAEVHVLDGDGSFRFERPYADG, from the coding sequence ATGGAGCTAACTTGGCACGGCCACTCCACGTGGCACGTCTCCGTCGACGATACGAGTCTGTTGATCGATCCGTTCTTTGGGAATCCTTTCACCGACGTCGATCCCGCGGCCCTCTCGCCGGACTATGTCCTCCTGACTCACGGCCACGCCGACCACATCGGCGACGTGGGCGCGTTCACCGACGCGACCATCGTGGGCACGCCGGAACTGGTCGGCTGGGTCGCGGACGAACACGGCGCCGACGACACGGTCGGGATGAACATGGGTGGCACCGTCGAGTGTGGGTCGGCGTACGTGACGATGCACCGCGCGGATCACACGAACGGCATCGGGACGGACTACGAGTACAGCGCCGGGCCGCCAGCGGGCTACATCATCGGCGACACGGTGCCCACACAGGAGAACGACGAGGACGCCTTCGCGTTCTACCACGCCGGCGACACGGGCCTGATGAGCGAGATGCGCGACGTGATCGGGCCGTTCCTCGAACCCGACGCGGCGGCGCTGCCCGTCGGCGACCACTACACGATGGGGCCGGCCCAGGCCGCCATCGCGGCCGACTGGCTCGACGTGGATCACGTCTTTCCGATGCATTACGATACGTTCCCGGCCATCGAAATCGACGTTACAGACCTCGAACGCGAGGTGGCAGCGGCGGGCTCCGACGCCGAGGTACACGTTCTCGACGGCGACGGGAGTTTCCGGTTCGAGCGCCCGTACGCCGACGGGTAG